From Perognathus longimembris pacificus isolate PPM17 chromosome 4, ASM2315922v1, whole genome shotgun sequence, one genomic window encodes:
- the Sft2d3 gene encoding vesicle transport protein SFT2C, whose translation MADLHRQLQDYLAQGKASKPADAEPLLTSGAAEAPASGNGQAGAWLGRAGLRWTWPPGPAEPAPGPGCLPSVTRGQRWAAGGGCLLLAALCFSLAALYAPVLLLRARKFALLWSLGSVLALIGGALLRGGAACRRLLRGEEMPSRPALLYTAALGATLYAALGLRSTPLTALGACAQVAALLYALLGLMPWGGAAALRLAVSRLGSGTGLAGALPV comes from the coding sequence ATGGCAGACCTCCACCGCCAGCTGCAGGACTACCTGGCGCAGGGGAAAGCGAGCAAGCCTGCAGATGCGGAGCCGCTGCTCACCTCGGGGGCGGCGGAAGCGCCCGCGAGTGGGAACGGACAGGCGGGGGCGTGGCTCGGCCGCGCAGGCCTGCGATGGACGTGGCCGCCGGGCCCCGCGGAGCCCGCGCCCGGGCCCGGATGTTTGCCGAGCGTGACGCGGGGGCAGCGCTGGGCGGCAGGCGGCGGCTGCCTGCTGCTGGCCGCACTCTGCTTCAGCCTGGCGGCACTCTACGCACCCGTGCTGCTTTTGCGCGCTCGCAAGTTCGCACTGCTCTGGTCGCTAGGCTCCGTGTTGGCGCTAATCGGCGGGGCGCTGCTGAGAGGCGGCGCGGCGTGCAGGCGCCTGCTGCGCGGCGAGGAAATGCCGTCGCGGCCCGCGCTCCTGTACACTGCGGCGCTGGGCGCCACGCTCTACGCCGCGCTGGGCCTGCGCAGTACGCCCCTCACGGCGCTCGGCGCTTGCGCGCAGGTGGCCGCGCTGCTGTATGCGCTGTTGGGCCTGATGCCCTGGGGCGGTGCCGCCGCGCTGCGCCTGGCGGTCAGTCGCCTGGGCAGCGGCACGGGCCTGGCCGGCGCGCTGCCAGTGTGA